One window of the Babesia microti strain RI chromosome IV, complete genome genome contains the following:
- a CDS encoding hypothetical protein (overlaps_old_locusTagID:BBM_III08635) produces MRVWRHWFDQMTPLISQNGIKYYAQRHLWSRRTLTEPDIVIASPSADNTITAAGIKAKNTGILTLFNRDSCLCIKLRIPGKSLDTENAPYKSGGVIFSSMKRVADGSRKYDQDSKISVFVPVERLGPLLDISNFSEIGDSGISLDGVEGSEIYIFSSEENPGGAIIRLTQIKQVDVIQPAIRKNKSTGEDVTITKVKKKREPMDLTFYCKHGDIALILSGIRGVIPHLLGWVS; encoded by the coding sequence ATGAGGGTTTGGCGCCACTGGTTTGACCAAATGACACCCTTAATATCGCAAAATggaattaaatattatgcaCAACGGCATTTATGGTCCAGAAGAACATTAACTGAACCAGACATTGTAATAGCAAGTCCTTCCGCTGACAATACAATTACTGCAGCGGGAATCAAAGCAAAAAATACCGGAATActaacattatttaatagAGATTCATGCTTGTGTATAAAACTCAGGATCCCAGGTAAATCACTGGATACTGAAAATGCGCCTTATAAATCCGGCGGTGTAATATTTTCTAGCATGAAAAGGGTAGCTGACGGATCGAGAAAGTATGACCAGGACTCCAAAATTTCAGTGTTTGTGCCTGTTGAACGACTTGGACCCTTGTTGGacatttcaaattttagtGAGATCGGAGATTCAGGGATTTCACTCGATGGCGTTGAGGGGTCggaaatttacatattttccTCCGAAGAAAATCCAGGAGGGGCGATAATTAGGCTAACTCAAATAAAGCAGGTTGATGTAATTCAGCCTGCGATTAGGAAGAACAAAAGCACTGGAGAGGATGTTACTATAACGAAGGTTAAGAAGAAAAGGGAACCCATGGACTTGACTTTCTATTGTAAACATGGTGATATTGCGCTTATTTTATCAGGGATTAGAGGGGTAATCCCACATTTACTAGGTTGGGTTTCTTAa
- a CDS encoding hypothetical protein (overlaps_old_locusTagID:BBM_III08665), protein MNPSVTFSLEPYGPGDCRLLRYLPGGFPVYEDACREGSVNAWKNAAQSLCLAASLWASPPKPRDWELAGIARIEANKYLTSGCKLMDLMLGTTNMERGKKLMSTEPIDVDKTSDDICKSSYNASLSEMLIGMTARDQLLEMLIDRCNKIAGDFDTESHTLNLSKTFICICQQLRQYFKISRIYKHYVDVDCTDIDFCCTCQVYINLDIYNPLRISNNPTLYPYPPSVTSSVVATLKMIDHDRWNLEFYGHLCKFIQKKYFLVAKITYNGTTYSSYVINGKIDLSQVLTNETAKHIHKELIAAQMTLMDKVILELVSIGSLEWDNDIVQLVDMDPDNVCFHIDIPQLNGRIAEFTLSYESSNDNNLTPSNGDKHALELLMTCVIYKIRDLILHEWEIYVFDAANRFADIAVHWKSGKIENTDILSQMFNYLLPKLTAVLSKLHPSVY, encoded by the coding sequence atgAATCCAAGCGTTACGTTTTCCCTTGAACCGTACGGTCCCGGAGATTGCCGTCTATTAAGATATCTGCCTGGTGGATTCCCAGTTTATGAAGATGCTTGTAGGGAGGGTAGTGTCAATGCATGGAAGAATGCGGCACAGTCATTATGTTTGGCGGCTAGTTTGTGGGCCAGTCCGCCAAAACCCAGAGATTGGGAATTGGCCGGAATAGCCCGCATTGAAGCCAATAAATACTTAACTTCGGGATGTAAACTTATGGATTTAATGCTGGGTACAACCAATATGGAACGTGGGAAGAAGTTGATGTCTACTGAACCTATAGATGTCGACAAAACCAGCGACGACATTTGCAAATCATCTTACAATGCTAGTTTATCTGAGATGTTGATAGGGATGACAGCCAGAGATCAGTTGTTAGAAATGCTAATTGACAGATGTAACAAAATTGCTGGTGATTTTGATACCGAATCTCATACACTCAATCTGTCTAAAACGTTTATCTGTATCTGCCAACAACTACGACAgtatttcaaaatttcccGGATATATAAACACTACGTGGATGTTGATTGTACTGATATTGATTTCTGTTGCACCTGTCAAGTTTACATCAATTTGGACATATACAATCCATTGAGGATATCCAACAATCCTACACTATATCCATACCCGCCCAGTGTAACTAGTTCTGTAGTGGCAACGCTCAAAATGATTGATCATGATCGATGGAATCTTGAGTTTTACGGCCATCTctgcaaatttatccaaaagAAGTATTTCTTGGTGGCCAAAATAACATACAATGGCACTACATACAGTTCATATGTCATCaatggtaaaattgatttatcgCAGGTACTAACAAATGAAACAGCAAAACATATACATAAGGAACTGATTGCAGCGCAAATGACTCTGATGGATAAGGTAATCCTTGAACTTGTGTCAATTGGTTCTCTTGAATGGGATAATGACATTGTGCAGTTAGTTGATATGGATCCTGATAATGTTTGTTTCCACATCGATATTCCACAACTCAACGGTCGAATTGCTGAGTTTACGTTATCATATGAAAGTAGTAATGATAACAACTTAACGCCAAGTAATGGGGACAAACATGCGTTAGAACTGTTAATGACTTGCGTGATATACAAGATTAGAGATTTGATATTGCATGAATGGGAAATTTATGTTTTTGACGCGGCAAATAGATTTGCCGATATAGCTGTGCACTGGAAAAGTGGGAAAATCGAGAATACTGACATATTGTCTCAAATGTTCAACTACCTATTGCCAAAGCTCACTGCCGTATTGAGCAAGTTACATCCTAGTGTATATTAG
- a CDS encoding conserved Plasmodium protein, unknown function (overlaps_old_locusTagID:BBM_III08645), whose protein sequence is MPPRLAPLILLNITALVTTIRLPKFPFANYSLAINIERQLKGNTGIPLACDVSTRVVGYNLLEDLITSYTRSYNRIFPIIAHNIKRLSTFKLQSTNHARKAGATIHGDTKATNCWEIAKSSPNNKLKCSVQLTVPDSTILVRVVNRDNPKLTVNSPYTSIQVLNLLRRTNPNAIEMIYYKSNIPFEHLLGVASLPTLLIGVLIEYPLLIQLLSYATFGCISFVLKGFMWKLLIKILTSRLFWHPTVYNIWCSIYYKTSGPAKLFTLKQVLDNVTYLCTEIYKVFLDATIYTEGIMLERDLRKYIQSQATDKDIITIDCSRDRLFTHSKS, encoded by the exons ATGCCACCGCGTCTGGCACCATTAATTTTACTAAACATAACAGCCCTAGTTACCACGATTCGACTACCAAAATTTCCGTTTGCCAACTATTCGTTAGCCATTAACATAGAGCGGCAGTTAAAAGGCAACACAGGGATTCCACTAGCATGTGATGTGAGTACGAGGGTTGTGGGCTATAATTTACTGGAAGACCTAATCACATCATACACACGTTCATATAATCGCATTTTTCCGATCATAGCCCACAATATAAAGCGTCTCTCTACATTCAAGTTACAATCAACTAATCATGCCAGAAAAGCAGGTGCCACAATACATGGAGATACCAAAGCCACTAATTGTTGGGAAATAGCAAAGAGTAGCCCcaataacaaattgaaaTGTTCTGTACAATTAACTGTTCCAGattctacaattttggtAAGGGTGGTTAATCGTGATAACCCCAAGCTTACGGTCAATTCGCCATATACATCAATACAGGTTTTAAATCTTTTACGGCGTACTAATCCAAATGCAATagaaatgatttattataaatcaaatatccCCTTTGAACATCTACTTGGTGTAGCATCGCTTCCA ACGTTACTAATTGGCGTTTTAATAGAATATCCCTTGCTAATACAATTACTCAGCTATGCAACGTTTGGGTGTATatcatttgttttaaaagGCTTTATGTGGAAACTTCTCATTAAAATACTTACTAGCCGCTTATTCTGGCATCCTACCGTTTACAACATTTGGTGCAGTATTTACTATAAGACTTCGGGACCGGCAAAACTATTTACTCTCAAACAAGTGCTGGACAATGTAACATACTTATGCACTGAGATTTATAAGGTTTTCTTGGACGCTACAATTTATACAGAGGGTATCATGTTAGAACGGGATTTGAggaaatatattcaatcaCAAGCTACGGATAAGGACATTATTACTATCGATTGCAGCAGAGACCGTTTATTTACGCATAGCAAGTCATAA
- a CDS encoding U6 snRNA-associated Sm-like protein LSm2 (overlaps_old_locusTagID:BBM_III08625) has protein sequence MFFFNFFQTLVEKNAQVTVELKNDLEITGTLHSVDQYLNIKLSNISANNTDKYPHLAIKNCFIRGSVVRYVYINKKDIDFDELQDLCRKSTKQQ, from the exons ATG TTTTTTTTCAACTTCTTTCAAACTCTAGTGGAAAAGAACGCACAGGTAACGGTGGaactaaaaaatgatttggaAATAACAGGGACATTACACTCTGTAGATCAATATCTGAATATCAAACTTAGTAATATTTCTGCCAATAACACTGATAAATACCCGCATTTGGCAA TAAAGAATTGTTTTATTAGGGGTTCGGTAGTGCGCTATGTctacattaataaaaaagACATAGACTTCGATGAATTGCAGGATTTGTGCAGGAAATCTACCAAACAGCAATAA
- a CDS encoding Bis(5'-nucleosyl)-tetraphosphatase [asymmetrical] (overlaps_old_locusTagID:BBM_III08620), with protein MDYFNKKASDSSESVTAGGIILYRINKNNCPEFLLLKSHREPFHYTPPKGRLEENETFGEAAKRETLEESGISPEMYEIEKNFAKSMKYQANDKGKECIYFLAKLYNPTTSVVLSEEHSSYEWADLERMKRLCSHQMIIDVIIQAHNHITHTP; from the exons ATggattattttaataaaaaagCTAGCGACTCAAGTGAATCTGTTACTGCAGGTGGAATTATTCTGTATCGCATCAACAAAAACAACTGCCCCGAATTCTTGTTGTTAAAATCTCACAGAGAACCATTCCATTACACTCCACCCAAGG GGAGATTGGAGGAGAATGAAACTTTTGGCGAAGCTGCAAAGAGGGAAACTCTAGAAGAATCAGGAATTTCCCCTGAAAtgtatgaaattgaaaagaATTTTGCCAAATCTATGAAATACCAGGCTAACGACAAGGGGAAGGagtgtatatattttttggcaaaGTTATACAATCCAACAACATCTGTTGTACTATCTGAGGAGCACTCAAGTTATGAATGGGCAGATTTAGAAAGAATGAAAAGGTTATGTTCTCACCAAATGATTATTGATGTTATTATACAGGCGCACAATCATATAACTCACACTCCATAG
- a CDS encoding conserved Plasmodium protein, unknown function (overlaps_old_locusTagID:BBM_III08650;~overlaps_old_locusTagID:BBM_III08655) — translation MNSTFESPGYVPVKLKDRYGWKGQKRGQRIRIVKGTGNKGNRRNYTLGYATNPRARANFVIGRKGFNASRRKPINSGFHKFNNRGPQHKNGTRGRIILRRTGNNRSNRRQGWSRRQNVNGKQKKLTKEGLDMDLDRYMGNDDTIKFKLDRELDDYFNKES, via the exons ATGAACTCCACTTTCGAGTCCCCTGGATATGTACCGGTAAAATTGAAAGACCGGTACGGTTGGAAAGGTCAAAAGAGAGGCCAGCGCATTAGGATTGTCAAGGGAACGGGCAACAAGGGAAATAGAAGGAATTACACACTTGGATATGCCACTAATCCCAGAG CTCGCGCCAACTTTGTCATTGGAAGAAAGGGATTTAACGCTTCCAGGAGGAAACCTATAAACTCTGGCTTTCACAAGTTTAACAATCGGGGTCCACAACATAAGAATGGCACACGAGGTAGAATTATATTGAGGCGCACGGGAAATAACCGCTCTAATCGGAGACAAGGCTGGAGTAGGAGACAAAATGTAAATGGGAAGCAGAAGAAATTGACAAAGGAAGGATTG gACATGGATCTAGACAGGTACATGGGAAATGatgatacaattaaattcaaaCTTGACAGAGAGCTCGATGATTACTTTAACAAGGAAAGCTAG
- a CDS encoding hypothetical protein (overlaps_old_locusTagID:BBM_III08625;~overlaps_old_locusTagID:BBM_III08630) encodes MHNSNIFRIGILYTLGLIIINGPIIVSANTPQKVNEQKNDYFYVDGVKYRNPSNEHPACRGNVDLVIIVKWPGGLDKYSWSEKIAEYLPKFVSQLEISENRFRVGLIMSHTYDKDFLVDLNGEHSLDKTKLLEEVEKSVNVSNFVIGTKLEKMLNVAYLMFKKSKRLNTVKMIYLISDGMYISDEEVEKVLNKVRAYPIQVYVQGIGETSKLWLKPHMGCTLDNSYPCPNFMYSKIDEPLEPKDAYTRMCLGMPQNAVCFIQYGEFNSCKLPCSPYSVKSALATSYTTLRGPTFGYVGFKPGVDCKMQAHFKDMKFKKCTLKDCMTDEEYAEYLNNKKKNNRIDIKNAVTPIMDKDKGSKSTIDEKSPTGEETDTSDKSQTETGETVEEIDETITDGTEETDTSDKSQTETGETVEEIDETITDGTEETDTSDKSQTETGETVEEIDETITDGTEETDTSDKSQAETGKTVETTTNNTSDTINTSGGTDKSQAETGKTVETTTNNTSDTINTSGGTDKSQTETGKTVETTTNNTSDTINTSGGTDKSQAETGKTVETTTNNTSDTINTSGGTDKIGPNHPINNNTFKTPIHKVDHKSPENVEESKEKHEANKHADSTKDTNGENKGNESKNKFLSTANKVKNALFYTANTRKLVSDKPETIESNVSVKSTNHSNKNVAGDNNSNPKHNNADEVIKINNGHSEAHTDDFESSNDVHTMSIGNQNVKIAGGVVGGVVIFGLVALAFANKRKQSTGYGYTGLVYGDEDDEIKYDENPEEFTVTGIDDALWGEK; translated from the exons ATGCATAACTCCAATATTTTTCGTATCGGAATCCTATATACGCTGGGCCTAATAATCATAAATGGGCCAATAATTGTCTCGGCCAATACACCCCAAAAAGTGAATG AACAAAAAAATGACTATTTCTATGTGGACGGAGTAAAGTATCGCAACCCTTCAAACGAGCACCCTGCATGTAGAGGCAATGTTGATCTGGTGATCATTGTAAAATGGCCTGGTGGGCTTGATAAATATAGTTGGAGCGAAAAAATCGCAGAGTATTTACCAAAGTTTGTTTCTCAGCTGGAAATTAGTGAGAATAGGTTTAGAGTGGGTCTGATAATGTCTCATACCTATGATAAAGATTTCCTTGTGGATCTGAACGGAGAGCATTCTCTTGATAAGACCAAGTTGTTGGAGGAAGTTGAAAAGAGTGTGAatgtttcaaattttgtgattGGTACAAAGTTGGAAAAAATGTTGAATGTGGCTTATTTAATGTTTAAAAAGTCCAAACGTTTAAATACCGTCAAAATGATCTACCTCATATCAGATGGTATGTATATTTCTGATGAGGAAGTTGAAAAGGTTCTCAACAAAGTTCGCGCTTATCCAATACAAGTCTACGTCCAAGGCATTGGTGAAACTTCCAAGCTTTGGCTAAAACCTCATATGGGTTGTACACTCGACAATTCCTATCCCTGTCCAAATTTCATGTACTCTAAGATAGATGAACCACTGGAACCTAAAGATGCTTACACTAGAATGTGTTTGGGTATGCCACAAAATGCCGTGTGTTTTATCCAATATGGCGAATTTAATTCTTGCAAATTGCCATGCTCTCCATATTCAGTAAAATCTGCCTTAGCCACTTCTTACACTACGTTAAGAGGGCCTACTTTTGGTTATGTGGGATTTAAACCAGGCGTTGATTGTAAAATGCAAGCTCATTTTAAGGATAtgaaattcaaaaaatgcaCGCTAAAAGATTGTATGACTGATGAAGAATACGCTgaatatttgaataataaGAAGAAAAATA atcGGATAGACATAAAAAATGCAGTTACGCCTATAATGGATAAAGATAAAGGGTCAAAATCCACAATTGATGAAAAATCCCCCACAGGTGAAGAAACTGATACATCTGACAAATCGCAAACCGAAACTGGTGAAACTgttgaagaaattgatgaaaCTATAACTGATGGGACTGAAGAAACTGATACATCTGACAAATCGCAAACCGAAACTGGTGAAACTgttgaagaaattgatgaaaCTATAACTGATGGGACTGAAGAAACTGATACATCTGACAAATCGCAAACCGAAACTGGTGAAACTgttgaagaaattgatgaaaCTATAACTGATGGGACTGAAGAAACTGATACATCTGACAAATCGCAAGCCGAAACTGGTAAAACTGTTGAAActacaacaaataatacatcagatacaattaatacatcTGGTGGAACTGACAAATCGCAAGCCGAAACTGGTAAAACTGTTGAAActacaacaaataatacatcagatacaattaatacatcTGGTGGAACTGACAAATCGCAAACCGAAACTGGTAAAACTGTTGAAActacaacaaataatacatcagatacaattaatacatcTGGTGGAACTGACAAATCGCAAGCCGAAACTGGTAAAACTGTTGAAActacaacaaataatacatcagatacaattaatacatcTGGTGGAACTGATAAAATTGGCCCAAATCatccaataaataataatactttCAAGACTCCTATCCACAAAGTAGATCACAAGAGCCCAGAAAATGTTGAGGAATCTAAAGAAAAACATGAGGCCAATAAGCATGCGGACTCTACCAAAGACACTAATGGTGAAAACAAGGGTAATGAAagtaaaaacaaatttttaagcACAGCAAACAAAGTCAAGAACGCCTTGTTCTACACAGCAAATACCAGAAAGTTAGTCTCCGATAAGCCTGAGACGATTGAATCAAATGTTTCGGTGAAATCTACCAATCACTCAAACAAAAATGTTGCTGGGGATAACAACTCAAATCCAAAACATAATAACGCGGATGAGGTaatcaaaataaacaatgGACACAGTGAAGCGCATACAGACGATTTTGAGTCGTCAAATGACGTTCACACAATGTCTATCGGCAATCAAAATGTCAAGATTGCCGGTGGTGTTGTTGGTGGTGTTGTGATATTTGGATTGGTTGCTTTGGCCTTCGCTAATAAGAG aaAACAATCTACTGGATATGGATATACTGGATTGGTATACGGGGATGAAGACGATGAAATCAAATACGATGAGAATCCCGAGGAATTCACCGTAACTGGCATAGATGATGCTCTTTGGGGTGAAAAATGA
- a CDS encoding small subunit ribosomal protein S9e (overlaps_old_locusTagID:BBM_III08660), protein MAKSYRNSSKTSRKPKRPYGKERLDSELKLIGEYGLKNKREVWRVQYVLAKIRSAARHLLTLDEKDPKRLFQGDALLRRMVRYGLLGEGEQKLDYILGLTTAKLMERRLQTKVFKLGLAKSIHHARCMIRQRHIRVDKQIVDIPSFMVRVESEKHIDFAITSPFGGGKPGRVRQKTLKNSSSKQNDDDE, encoded by the exons ATGGCTAAGAGTTATAGAAACTCGAGTAAGACATCCAGGAAGCCAAAGAGACCATATGGAAAG GAGCGCTTGGATTCTGAACTAAAATTGATTGGTGAATACGGTCTCAAGAATAAGCGTGAAGTCTGGCGTGTCCAATATGTTTTGGCAAAAATCCGATCTGCTGCTCGACATCTTCTAACCCTTGATGAGAAGGACCCAAAGAGGCTATTTCAAGGAGATGCCCTTCTTAGGAGAATGGTTAGATACGGGCTTTTAGGGGAGGGGGAACAAAAGCTTGATTACATTTTAGGCCTTACAACGGCCAAGCTGATGGAGAGGAGGTTGCAGACTAAGGTGTTCAAATTAGGCCTAGCCAAATCTATTCACCACGCTAGATGCATGATTAGGCAGAGGCATATCAGAGTTGACAAGCAAATTGTTGACATCCCTTCCTTTATGGTGCGAGTCGAGTCTGAAAAGCACATTGATTTTGCAATCACTTCACCGTTCGGAGGTGGCAAGCCCGGGAGAGTTAGGCAGAAGACTCTAAAAAACTCTTCCTCTAAACAAAATGATGATGACGAATGA
- a CDS encoding thrombospondin-related anonymous protein (overlaps_old_locusTagID:BBM_III08640), with protein MQLDLLLLVDESSSIKEHQWEELVPFIKEIVTSLDIGYKRVRLSLVTFGSAIRNLISFTDSGSKSKLLALRDIEKLWTSKAKNSLTYTGLALTFAREVTFRIGSRNKVPKAIILITDGASSDPELTSQVAGQLRSEGISILVVGVGKASKSECRHIAGCHESHGPCPTFIDTNWTQLQHILGGLMKQVCNSNPRDAICKETWSIWSKCSAKCGKGVRTKQLLQLETLKSETVGDHGRRGRSCDEQFVDYDPVNEICEASVCSIDAKASEWSEWSECSVDCGLGVKIRYRSLMQKEEGHGKSIEELGIKMIDKVDCMLKECAKDAGCGIFGQWSECKQSCGPEIRRRKRTFFDDPPASNGGKSCAEQGLSEVDEEDCGNSTCPKNYIGQWSEWSDCEGSKRYRKRIGYEGNEKTLIISGIPTAVLQTDECNDKYHNHSHKNDIDPVPIGPETDDASDDGNNEAYNDLKFEKSTTNGDYNYTAGKEHAVNEHKELERIDDEDDDRNPTNNSHDVGMITHGTYNDTKFEKSTTNGDYNYTAGKEHAVNEHKELERIDDEDDDRNPTNNSHDVGMIAHGTYNDPKFEKSTTNGDYNYTAGKEHAVNEHKELERIDDEDDDRNPTNNSHDVGMIAHGTYNDPKFEKSTTNGDYNYTAGKEHAVNEHKELERIDDEDDDRNPTNNSYDENPYEFAYGETPPTTIAYETAPQSPEQHAYSAANDRSTVDGINDLKQKRNTHQSTQSVLSSYKSEAADVKEYSSINGGEILSGNDSKKGNNKHNSDEKHDKDYNYTDYKIAGGIIGAAALLGSSGYVYFRRKQTTPIEGREVVNYRESGTMEYDNEEERFTVTEMDDTLWGETT; from the exons ATGCAACTAGACCTTCTGCTACTGGTTGACGAATCAAGTAGCATCAAAGAGCATCAGTGGGAAGAATTAGTCCCTTTCATTAAAGAAATAGTCACATCCTTAGATATAGGCTACAAAAGAGTTCGCTTGTCATTAGTCACATTTGGCAGCGCCATAAGGAACTTAATCAGTTTCACAGATAGCGGATCTAAATCTAAGTTGCTGGCGTTGAGAGATATTGAGAAGTTGTGGACCAGTAAAGCCAAAAATAGTTTGACATACACAGGATTAGCCTTAACATTTGCCAGAGAAGTGACTTTTAGGATTGGATCCAGAAATAAAGTCCCCAAGGCAATTATACTAATCACAGATGGAGCCAGTAGCGACCCAGAACTAACCAGCCAAGTTGCAGGGCAACTGAGAAGTGAAGGAATTTCCATTTTGGTTGTTGGCGTCGGTAAAGCTTCCAAAAGTGAGTGCAGACATATTGCCGGATGTCACGAATCACATGGCCCATGTCCCACCTTTATAGACACAAATTGGACGCAATTACAACATATTTTGGGAGGCTTGATGAAACAAGTGTGCAATAGTAATCCAAGAGATGCAATTTGCAAAGAAACATGGTCTATTTGGTCTAAGTGCAGTGCTAAATGTGGGAAAGGAGTGAGAACCAAGCAATTACTGCAGTTAGAAACGTTGAAATCAGAAACAGTTGGTGATCATGGTAGGAGGGGTAGAAGTTGTGATGAACAATTTGTGGATTATGATCCAGTAAATGAAATTTGCGAGGCAAGTGTATGTTCTATTGACGCAAAAGCTTCTGAGTGGAGTGAATGGTCTGAGTGTAGCGTTGATTGTGGCTTAGGAGTCAAAATAAGATACAGATCTCTCATGCAGAAGGAAGAAGGTCATGGGAAATCAATTGAGGAATTGGGGATCAAAATGATAGATAAGGTGGATTGTATGTTAAAAGAGTGTGCAAAGGATGCGGGTTGTGGTATTTTTGGCCAATGGTCTGAATGTAAACAATCATGTGGACCCGAAATTAGGCGGCGAAAGCGTACCTTTTTTGATGATCCGCCAGCCTCAAATGGTGGTAAATCTTGCGCTGAACAGGGTCTATCTGAGGTAGATGAAGAAGATTGTGGTAACTCTACGTGcccaaaaaattatatag GTCAATGGAGTGAATGGTCTGATTGTGAAGGTAGTAAGAGGTATAGGAAGAGAATAGGTTATGAGGGGAATGAAAAAACACTTATTATCTCTGGAATTCCTACCGCAGTTTTGCAAACGGATGAATGTAATGACAAATACCATAACCATTCGCACAAAAATGATATCGATCCTGTTCCCATTGGACCTGAGACAGATGATGCCAGTGACGACGGTAATAATGAAGCATATAATGATCTAAAATTTGAGAAAAGTACTACAAATGGagattataattatactGCAGGCAAAGAACATGCTGTCAATGAACATAAAGAGTTAGAAAGGATAGATGATGAAGATGATGATAGAAATCCCACTAATAATTCACATGACGTAGGAATGATTACCCATGGAACATACAatgatacaaaatttgagaaAAGTACTACAAATGGagattataattatactGCAGGCAAAGAACATGCTGTCAATGAACATAAAGAGTTAGAAAGGATAGATGATGAAGATGATGATAGAAACCCCACTAATAATTCACATGACGTAGGAATGATTGCCCATGGAACATACAATgatccaaaatttgagAAAAGTACTACAAATGGagattataattatactGCAGGCAAAGAACATGCTGTCAATGAACATAAAGAGTTAGAAAGGATAGATGATGAAGATGATGATAGAAACCCCACTAATAATTCACATGACGTAGGAATGATTGCCCATGGAACATACAATgatccaaaatttgagAAAAGTACTACAAATGGagattataattatactGCAGGCAAAGAACATGCTGTCAATGAACATAAAGAGTTAGAAAGGATAGATGATGAAGATGATGATAGAAACCCTACCAATAATTCATATGACGAAAATCCCT ATGAATTTGCCTATGGCGAAACACCACCAACAACTATAGCTTACGAAACTGCTCCACAAAGCCCCGAACAACACGCATATAGTGCAGCTAACGATCGTTCAACAGTTGATGGGATAAATGACCTTAAACAGAAGAGAAATACCCACCAGTCAACACAAT CCGTGCTATCTTCCTATAAAAGTGAAGCAGCCGATGTGAAAGAATACAGCAGTATAAATGGTGGTGAAATTTTGAGCGGTAATGACAGTAAAAAGGGCAATAACAAGCATAACAGCGATGAAAAGCATGATAAGGATTATAATTACACTGATTATAAGATAGCTGGTGGAATTATTGGCGCCGCTGCATTACTGGGTTCCAGTGGCTATGTTTACTTTAGGAG AAAGCAGACAACCCCAATTGAGGGAAGGGAGGTTGTAAATTATAGGGAAAGCGGAACAATGGAATATGATAACGAGGAGGAGCGCTTTACTGTCACTGAGATGGACGATACTCTCTGGGGCGAGACGACCTAA